gtgtaggcagccatctcaggtcattttgcctggtcatgtcctTTCAAAAAAGTGCAAacttgtatactggtaatctccTTTACAGGAATTAAACATGTAGTATCTTAAAGTTTCCTGATAAGCTCACAACAGTGGTACATGCAGGCAATCAATAACATCAATGAGCTCCTCGCTCCGACAACATTTTTAAACCTACTTGATCAATACCATGCCAAAAAATGAAATACTGGTTGGGcaggcctgtcagagggcccatacacaggccaataagcaggCTGCTTAATCTGGAAGAACCGAATCTGCCGTTTTTATAGGCCTGGGGTGTCACTAGTCTCCCCTTATTTTGCGATAGAAATCTTTTATTACCATGGCAAAGCAATTCGTAttttctaaagaaagaaaaaaaggatagAGTGTATTTTTCAATATAATTATGATGTCCATATAGTCTTCATTTTAAGAACTATCAAATTGCATTGTGCAGTTGGACAGGAGCATGCATCTCTCCTCTAAAAATGCAAGAGTGCGCATAGTTGAGCTGGAGCTGTTGTCTTTTTGTGTACTGTTAAaggaactgggtaaatagattaataaagataaatagtCTGTGTAATTCAAGATTAATGAATTGGGCTTGTGATAAACatactttattttaatcacaaagaaatcattaaaaaaaattctcgagCTAAACCGCAATACTGAAGCAACTCAATGTTTGGATCTTGCGAGAGAGATTACCAGTAAACAGccccctcccttcaccctttgttatggatgttttgttagcaggattCCATTATGCAGGAAAATTATCTGTGCACTTGTAAATGTCTACCTCATAAACTCCAAACATGGAATagctttaatttccctgtttagtaaagaaaaataaaatggtgaTTTTCATGAGTAAAGTATGTTCCTCACAAACCCAACTCCTTTAACTCATGTTGATCATGGGGGTGTTCTGTCCCTTTAACAACTAGTACAAgggttattttatataaagttttcacTGTCTGCTTCACTGAAAGTTCCTATTTTCATTCATCATGATGTGTGTGTTTTTGGGCATGCAGCACCTATTGTCATTGTTAAGCTGTGGTGTCTGTGCATATATAAATTTCAATCTCAGAACTTTTCAACTACTACTCTGTACCCGAGTGTTTACAACTGTAGTAGTGTTTTATTATGCTCTGTTCTGTTTAGTCATCAGTATTGGGATGTTTTTAAATAGTTCAAAAAGCACAGCTAATGAAACCTTCAAGCCTGTCACTGCTACCCGATTGAAGGGAGAATATACCCCCTCCCACCCATTTTTGATATGAGCTGATTTGTTAAGAGTTTATACACCTTTTTTGCATAAGCTTATCTAAACTTCTAGCattaaatacttaaagggatactgtcatggtaaaaaaaaaaaattttcttccaatatgcatcagttaatagtgctgctccagcagaattctgcactgaaatctgtttctcacaagagcaagcagatttttttatatttcattttgaaatctgacatggagctagaccagtttcccagctgcccccagtcatgtgacttgtgctctgataaacttcagtcactgcaaattggagtgatatcaccccccccagcagactaacaacagaacaatgggaaggtaaacagataacagctccctaacacaagataattgCTCCCTGATAGacataaaaacagcactcaatagtaaaatccaggtcccactgcgacacattcagttacattgagtaggagaaacaacagccttgccgaaagcagtttcatcataaagtgctggctttctgaaagcacatgaccaggcaaaatgacctgagatggctgcctacacaccaatattacaattaaaaaaaaaaaaaatacacttgctggttcaggaatgaaattttatattgtatagtgaactatttgcagtgtaaacaatctaatttagaaataaaaacaacataattaATATGACATGattaaaaatccctttaaatgtatttcgTTTTACGCAGATTGTAGGAAACCCACCCATGTTGTATTTGCAAAAGACAGACATGACATCAGCCCATCAAGGGTCATGGAAAGGATTTCAACACAAACATTAATACTTCAGCgtttctgcgctgaaatccaccCAGTGTGCATGCTGACAAACCAATACCATGTCTTGTCACATGACATATAGGAGCAGTCTCTCTGCTGGAGTTTCTATACCAGCTGAGTGTGCTTCTGTTTTCAGGCTTACAGGTTGAGTTTAATGGAACCCCAATATAGAAATTATGCACATTGAATTAATTTATGGAACAGCACTGGCAGAGAGTTTCTGAGACATAGTTGCAAATTAGCAGTTTTCCTACTTCTGAGCCTCCGTTTGTCTTCTCTTTAGGAAGAGGGAGTGGACCTTATGATCAACAGAGAGACCGCTCACGAAAGgtaaataatctacatttttgctgatcaacttttttttatttcatattaatttactgtttgtatttttttaattccagggaAGTGCAAGTGGCAATGCAAATGAGCCAATCCTGGGAGGAAAGCCTAAGTCTGGTAAAAGTTTCATATCATCTTATACATTCAGGTTTATACTCACTGAGCCACTTTAGGGTATTTCCACTGATATAATACAAGCTAAACCACAGTTAAGCTGACATCTAAGTAAAAATgcattatacaatataataagaaTCTAGCGATGCCTTGcccatatgtaaatatatttaaaaacaaaacacatggagCAGCTGTTGATGAAATGGATTCCCAAGGCATTGCATATATAAAAGACACTCACTTTTAATGCAATAGAAGTCATTTTTGAAGGACTAGGTGCAAGTGCAGGAATGCGAAGGGCCATTAAAATATGGAGCCCCATGCACAAAGCATGCACATAGCAATTCCAAGTCTAAGAAAAGATGTGAAATACTTTAAAAGCTGCATTTCCGTTGTAGGTATCCATTACCAGCAGCCATTTGTAGGGAACCCAGCTGCATGTGCCAGACAGCGTGCAGATAATTATTTTTTCaggaataaaacatatatttaattttagtttgaaatgttgccattttgcaACCCTGTTTTTTTATCTTGTCTTTTTAATAATGTTCTTAATAAGTATGAACATGCATATATTAGAAAGGTAGAAATGTTTGTTCATGCTTTTCACAGAGTGACAATGATCTTGACAAATCATCTTCTCCAAAGAGAATTGATTTTGTTCCAGTGTCTCCAGCTCCTTCTCCCACAAGAGGAATTGGAAAGGTAAATCATAGCTAAAGCACTGGTTTATCTATCAAAATAAGATACTAGTCCCAAGAGTGTGATCCAgcaccaccatgcttcactgtcttcacagtgtactgtaacttgaattcagtgtttgggtgtcgtctgacaaactgtctgtggcccctagacccaaaaagaaaatCTTGTTTTTATCAGCCCACATAattttgtgccatttctctttaggccagttaATGTGTTCTTTGGAAAATTGTAAACTCTTcggcatgtcttttttttttcaacaatgggactttgcaggtgcttcttgccgatagcttaacttcacataggtgtcttcaaattgtaacagtatcacaggtaactttagaccttgtttcatcttcctggagctgaccATTGGcagagtctttgccattttggctattcttctatccattcgaatgggagttttcttccacgtctttcaggttttggttgccattttaaaacatttgagattgtTTTAGCTGAGCAACCTATCATTTGCTGCACTTTTTGTGCTGCTTCACtctgttttcccctctccaatcaattttttaatcaaagtacgctgaaCGGTGTCTGGAACAACCAATTTTACtctgattttcagagagaaaaatgCACTATAagcagcatgcacaacatttgctgacttccttccttaaataagggacataattgacacctgtttttttcacagaatgaatgaccttactaattgaactccacactgctagtATTTGGAACAAGCTgatattttgaacactgctattattgaGAACAAGCCTCGATTAATGATtgaattacacagaatcagcagcatgcatgtcatgactgttgggtcttttggttttctattactctactacacctactagtactAGTGGGGCTTCCATTTAAACTAAAAGCAGGCTCTTCATTTAGATTCAGTCACGTCCCCGCTGGCTGAAAACTAGCAGAGAATGCTTTAtactacaatatttttttttatgtgctgaAATATAGTGCGAAATGTACTTCAATAACATAATTGTTATTTGTATTTGCCCCTAGCAATGCTTTTCGCCATCGTTACAAATACTTGTCAGCAGCAAGGGATTGCCACCCAGCCCTACCCCTAGCCCAACAAGGCGGTTTACAACGTAAGTATTAAAGACTATAACGTTAACTACATAAATGATGTAGAGATAATATCTTTTCACCAGTAGTCTTTATTTAGTCATTAGCACGAAGAGTCATGGCACAGGCTAAGATTCATCACCCACAGTTAAATCTGCTTTACTGCAGGCGACACATCTCAAGAAAAGGCATTCTATAGTATAACACGTATTTCCCTCACATCCCCAAGGCAGCACTAACCATGAGAGAGCTCCTCCCATATGTTGGAAAAGCACTACCCAAATTTCAGCCTCACCCTATAAAGCCctcctcctttaaaggaacagtaacagcaaaaaatcaaagtgttttaaaggaatgataatatagtgttgccctgcactggtaaaacctaTCTGTTTGcttgtgactatgaagattttcattcacccaggtcatggcatatctagtataggtaaatctaaaaacaactggacttgctgagtaatcaatgaagacgtttcactactcatctgagcagcttcttcagttcaactgactagtgtgggaagttctcggcatataaacttttccactaatccaatcacaatgccacgttgtaactcttcaaagaggtgacatctgaagcaattcacagaggtgtagatctacagtatctgtttgcttcagaaacactactataattcatataaacaagctgctttgtagcaatggctgaaagttaaaaaaggctatatagcacaggttaaatagtggataacagataacagcattatgttctacagagcttatctgctgtgtaacccgagccttttctcctttgaatggctgcccccattgctacacagcagcttatttatatgaatagtAGTGCTTAAATAagtagtattgtttctgaagcaaacagaagttttaccagtgcagggcaagactgcgttctatttttattgctttaaaacacttattttttgatgttactgttcctttaagtagcaaCACACCTTGCTATATGCAAGACAAGACAGCcattcttagggctcttacacatgagcgtttttgccCTGtgttctgttcagccgcaggggagcacaggagtaaacGCATCCCATTCGTCCTTATGGACACTTACTCATGAACAGAATGCAGGGcaaaaacacccatgtgtaagagccctcagATTGCCTTGCAGCTAACACATGATTTTATTCATTTGCTTCTGCTGTCATTAGTATGCGGAATTGGTTCAATTTGCTTAATCTTATtagattaatttgcatacagttaggtccataaatctttacacagagacaacttttttctaattttggttctgtacattaccacaatgaattttaagtaaaacaactcagatgcagttgaactgcagactttcagctttaatttagtgggttgaacaaaaagattgcataaaaatgtgagaaactaaatccttttttttacacaatcacttcatttcaggggctcaaaagtaattggacaattgactcaaaggctatttcatgggcaggtgtgggcaattcctttatgtcattatcaatgaagcagataaaagccctgaagttgatttgaggggggtgcttgtatgtggaagattttgcggtcaaaggagctctccatgcaggtgaaacaagccatccttaagctgcaaaaacagaaaaaacacatctaagaaattgctacaatattaggaatggcaaaatctacagtttggtacatcctgagaaagaaagcactggtgaactcggcaACGCAACAAGACCTGGACgcccatggaagacaacagtggggGATGAtagaataatttccatggtgtagagcagggatccccaaccttttgaacccgtgagcaacattcaaaagtaaaaggagttgagaagcaacactagcatgaaaaatgttcttggggtgacaaataagggctatgattggccatttagtagcccctatgtggattgtcaacctacattgtggctctgtatggcagtacacacctggtttttatacaaccaaaacttgcctccaagcctggaattcataaataatcacctgctttgaggccactgggagcaacatccaagaagtcggtgagtaacatgttgctcatgagctactggttggggatcactcgtGTAGAGAAACCCCTTCgcaacaagtgaacaacactctccaggaggtaggcatatcaatatccatgtctaccataaagagaagattgcatgaaagtaaatacagagggtgcactgcaaggtgcaagccactcataagcatcaagaatagaaaggctagattgtactttgctaaaaaaaaatctaaaaaaaagccagcacagttctggaaaaaaagttctttggacagatgaaaccaagatcaacctctaccagaaagatggcaagaaaaaagtatggagaaggtgtggaacagctcatgatccaaagcataccacatctctataaaacatggcagaggcagtgtgatggcttgggcgtgcatggctgccagtggcactgggacactagtgtttatcaatgatgtgacacaggacagaagcaaccgaatgaattctgaggtgttaacaagagacatactgtctgctcaaatccagctaaatgcagtcaaattgattgggaggcgttttataatacagatggacattgacccaaaacatacagccaaagcaatagTTCACATAGTAAGAAGGAGGCCACAaacatccgcagtactgtgctgcaactttttattccaaaatacacaacGTTTCGAGTCAACAaggaccctttttcaagtgtgattAACCCATCATGTGTACAAAATTTAAAACCATCATTTGCTCCACCTTCTTAAACAATTGTCCAATCAAACATTGGTAACGTCACATTACAAGTTCATTCAGTGATCTCCTGCTTTAAGTGAAAATCGCCCtctaatgttttaaataaatacagtcaaCATATTATGTTCTAAGACGATGTACATTGTCTATAAATATTgtgttgataaatatatattgtgtcaaactttaaaaaccaataaaaaaggtTGCAAAGTCCATAAAGTCCGTTAATACATCTTTCGTTCTTTCATAGCTCTAAAAGGGAAAGACAATTGTTTTAAGATAACGATAGACAAACGCAATTGTCATGACAAAGATTTGTCTCAAAAATTTTCTATAAAGGGGTGGTCCTACTCTCTCAGAGTCTACCTATCCTTTTCACGGAAGAAACATGTTAAACTTTACCTTCCATACTATTCATAATGGAATAAACATTTGAACATCGTTTTAAACTTTTAAAGAGAATTAGGAGAATTGGATAAATAGAAATGCCAGGGTTAGTGTTATCTTACCGTACCCCAGACTCCGAGGCAAACTTTTACTGTAGGCATCATGACTGTTGAATGGTGAAGTCCAAACCCTTTAGTCTTGTaatcttttccagctttatgACCATCAGCAAATATTTTTCTGTGGTTCTCCGACATTTCCTTTGTTcgagccatgatacacatcctcaaatgtgttgtatgtgtgatcagaCTTTGCTGGATccctgttctttaaataaaacagggtctcttACTCACACTTGATTTTCATCCCATTGACTGTAAACTTTTGCCACACACACATACGTTATTGGAtaattttttccaataaatacatgaccattaacattacaatttattttaactaggttttcttcatctacttttaggacttgctTGAAAAATCAGATGATTTtataggtcacattcatataaaaataagaaaattttaGTTTATAACTGAAATTTGATTAGGGTCAGTTGAATGCAGGAATCAATATCACCTTAGCCAAACTGTCCAGCTAGAAGTCTACTGTCCACCgagagacaatttttttaatgCGATTTCCAGGCATGTCATTGGCctatagcaggggtgtccaaactgtggcccgagggccacatgcggcccaggatgcatatgaatgtggcCAAGCTTGGTTTCCGAGGAAACGccatgtcgcaaaggatataggaggagtgGGGACTCTGCctattgcccagttagtaataataataagtctatttaatatccaggtgtcccattttccagtgtatagctccatctggttatccaactggcattgtagttcttttcggtgtatttcctttacttttacaaatgaaacgtgtttgtgtatttcatgtgtggccccagacaatttttctttttccagtgtGGCCCtgcaagccaaaagtttggacacccctggcttaTAGCATAAACTTCCTTGGAGAGCACTGCAAGCTTTACTAAAGCAGCTCCTAagctttctttttatatttttgtaaagcacTCTATTGTCATTAGTGATTGCATAGCTGAGCTTGCATTTCATGCCAAAGCTTAtttatattgtcatttatttaAGCAGGAGAAGTCAAAGTCCAATAAATTGCATTCGACCCAGCTCACTTGGACCTCTTAAAAGGAAAGGTAAGCCGTGTTTTTGTGCCTGGAGGGGGGTCTACCTCGGGTGGGGGGTATGGTGGGGTTTTTTGCAAAAGAGTTTCCATCTGTGGACATactgtgaaatataaatatttatgttaatttggaatattaaaggggacctgtcggcgaaaaaaaaaaaattcccacttgAGAAGTGTGGACTAATAGCCTGGATATAGTTATCGAACACTTTGGTTTCTTATAGAGGCTTCTCTGTTATTTCAAAGTAGTGTGTTTGTCATTTGTTTTGTTATATGAAAATTTGTTCTGCAGAAACAATATAGTGTCCTATATAAATATGAACTCTTGTGGATATCGGTGTGCACCCAAACTGTAGTGGTTGCCAGCAagtctgtttattattttttccctATCGTTTTTCAGCTGTGCTTTCTCAACCTAACATCTTCTGTACCGTAGACAACCTTTATGTTTGTCAGTAGTGCAATGAAATCTGTCAGCAACCTGGAGCATGGAGTTATTTGCATTCATAAAAAAAGTGTTAGCATGAGGATCTCACAAATTGTTAAACatttaaacaactataaaaaaaggaacagcactattataattagattttttttttctgtaaaaaaatgttgctatCCTCTTGCATTTATTAATGTAGTTGGTAATCTCAGGTAATTTTGAccggtcatgtgttttcagaaagagtcagcactttggGCTgtaactgctttcaggcaggctgttgtttctccttcttaatgtaactgtgtgtctcagtgggacctggagaCACATATTGAAtacttttcttagatctaccaatgAGCTGTTACCTGGTTATCTTCCCATGGGCTCCTTGGGGGGAATAAGGGAGGGTGCTGATAACACGCcatcttgcagtgcagcagtaaagagtaactgagtCACGGGACTGGGGGTACCAGGttactgacaatatgtttagccccaaggcagatttcaaaattaaatataaaaaatccatttgctcttttgtaaaacggatttcagtgttgaagtctgctggagcaacaatattaactgatgcatttaaaaaaaaacatgttttcccatgacagtacccctttaatgaTTGGAAAACCCTTGACCAGTGGCACTTATGAGtttgctttgtgacaaaacaCCAGAAATTGTCTGCATTAATCTGTTTCAGGTACAGATAATATAAGATACATACGAAACTATCCCCCGATAATACAGGCTTCCACATTTTGGATATAGTTGCTCATATATGCAATAAGCATGTAAGTTCTTATCACATGTAAAAATATGGGATTATGGGTTTTTGTCTTCATGTTTATGCTACAAAAGCCATTGGCAAAAAGAATACAATTGACCATATAAAATAGTTGTTTTTGGGGTTGTTCAAAAAGTCTGTCATGTTTAACAACTAGGGATGCCCAAAATACTTTAGATATCAAGCCTTCTAGCCTAGTTTTAGCCATAGATAACAAATCTGTTGTAGCAAGCTACTGGAGATCTCCGCAGAGGGAATACACATAGTGGCAGATttagggcgaagtgactaacgttagcgaaaattcgccagcgtgatgtcatttcgttactttgctgatttacttatgggcgcaggtgtaacttcgctagcgaaggagagactctagtggtaattcgctcccttatgcctggcaaagttgcgctctggcgaagggacgtaactacgcaaattcactaagatgcggattttactgaacgttacctcttgcgccagacttgccttcaccacctcagaccaggcgaatagagtagataggacttcctccaaaaatagttgaaaatgtttctaagtcccaaaaaacgctggcgactcaTTTTTgagggtgatagactgcaaaagatcgtaaattgtttctggggtacccggcttcccccctacatttcctaacatatggcacatacagtaaactatacactgagctcatgtgtagggcaatataacaactttattttcttttattaagttttcccaggcttgtgtaatgtatttgctgcaacatatacgtccattcaactttaacttcccgccatatgcaaattagccaacgctagcgcaacttcgcttcgcttgccacAGTAATGCTAGCCCTACTTCACTAGCATTctgcgccctggacacaacttcggattttagtgaataagggttgtcctggtgaatttagGCCTGGCGAAGTGGACGGTAGCGCAAATTCGGAGCttcgtgaatctgccccatagtgctgTATAAAGTCTGCAGTGGAGACTGGAAGTTTTAAAAGATCACCAGAAATGCTGAAGGCTACTTTCTTTCCATTAcctgtttattatatatttttactaagcaattttgaatataaaattaaGTGGAATAACTACCAGAGGCACGGGCAGGCCAGCTAAATCTGCAAAATACATCAAATCGCAGGTGGGAGACCTTCCGTGTACAGTGTGAGAGGCTCTTGCAGgtgaaatttcaaaaaatttagaACGGACAGGTTAAAAGCAGAAGCTTGTGTTAGACTGTAATGAGTGAAATATGctagatttgtttttttcttacataGGTAGACATACTGCAAAATGGTTGTTGCCATTATACAAATTGTGTGTTCCTTTGGTTGCCTTTTTAAGGAGAAATGGAGATTGAAAGTCAGCCAAAACGCCTTTTCCAAGGAACTACAAACATGCTGTCTCCAGATGTCTCACACTTATCAGATCTAAGCTCTTGGTAagtttttatttctctttgtcCGTGTGCAAGTTTGCAGTTTAACGTCACATTAAAATCTTTCTGCTTTTTCGATTTATAATATGTTTTCTAATTTGGTTATTTCTGATGAATTGCGACCGAATGTGATAGTAACATTTGTAAACGTTACTATCAAGTGGAAGCAAAGAATACATTATAAATGTATCCGTTGGGGGACATTTCATGTTAAAAAATCCAATGCAGCATTCAGTTTGGAAATGTTAGTATCAATCTAAATGTAGGAAATATGAGCTTTCCTAAGTTGTATTTATCAGAATTCTTAGACGTTGTGTTATGTTTTACTTGGAATCTTTTATATGCAAGATGTATAAAGTGCACATATGACTTCTATCCTTCTAATAACATCCACAGGCTAATGCATCAGTTATCCGCCCAATTGTCGTGTGAATTGAATTGTCAATAATATAGGTTATAAAGCTTTTAAAGGGAAATGCACCATACCTACAATAGAATAattttagaaatgctgtattt
This Xenopus laevis strain J_2021 chromosome 8S, Xenopus_laevis_v10.1, whole genome shotgun sequence DNA region includes the following protein-coding sequences:
- the pabir3.S gene encoding P2R1A-PPP2R2A-interacting phosphatase regulator 1 isoform X6, with the protein product MAQEKMELELEMPGPPSDGNLRRSNSAPLINGLSDNSQVFQTDVIRARRNSATVVNRQSLVVPSSPIRISSSRLHQIKQEEGVDLMINRETAHEREVQVAMQMSQSWEESLSLSDNDLDKSSSPKRIDFVPVSPAPSPTRGIGKQCFSPSLQILVSSKGLPPSPTPSPTRRFTTRSQSPINCIRPSSLGPLKRKGRHTAKWLLPLYKLCVPLVAFLRRNGD
- the pabir3.S gene encoding P2R1A-PPP2R2A-interacting phosphatase regulator 1 isoform X2; translation: MAQEKMELELEMPGPPSDGNLRRSNSAPLINGLSDNSQVFQTDVIRARRNSATVVNRQSLVVPSSPIRISSSRLHQIKQEEGVDLMINRETAHEREVQVAMQMSQSWEESLSLSDNDLDKSSSPKRIDFVPVSPAPSPTRGIGKQCFSPSLQILVSSKGLPPSPTPSPTRRFTTRSQSPINCIRPSSLGPLKRKGEMEIESQPKRLFQGTTNMLSPDVSHLSDLSSCLSSENLDGSSSSLDSSCDSPAKNIVPESPPSNSFFMPVDRHSPK
- the pabir3.S gene encoding P2R1A-PPP2R2A-interacting phosphatase regulator 1 isoform X1, whose product is MAQEKMELELEMPGPPSDGNLRRSNSAPLINGLSDNSQVFQTDVIRARRNSATVVNRQSLVVPSSPIRISSSRLHQIKQEEGVDLMINRETAHEREVQVAMQMSQSWEESLSLSDNDLDKSSSPKRIDFVPVSPAPSPTRGIGKQCFSPSLQILVSSKGLPPSPTPSPTRRFTTRRSQSPINCIRPSSLGPLKRKGEMEIESQPKRLFQGTTNMLSPDVSHLSDLSSCLSSENLDGSSSSLDSSCDSPAKNIVPESPPSNSFFMPVDRHSPK
- the pabir3.S gene encoding P2R1A-PPP2R2A-interacting phosphatase regulator 1 isoform X5, whose amino-acid sequence is MAQEKMELELEMPGPPSDGNLRRSNSAPLINGLSDNSQVFQTDVIRARRNSATVVNRQSLVVPSSPIRISSSRLHQIKQEEGVDLMINRETAHEREVQVAMQMSQSWEESLSLSDNDLDKSSSPKRIDFVPVSPAPSPTRGIGKQCFSPSLQILVSSKGLPPSPTPSPTRRFTTRRSQSPINCIRPSSLGPLKRKGRHTAKWLLPLYKLCVPLVAFLRRNGD